In Halalkalicoccus sp. CG83, a single genomic region encodes these proteins:
- a CDS encoding SprT-like domain-containing protein — protein MIDGSAYESYGWEQFSRVVRHELIHAWQYHNYSKADHGSTFKQWVEPLETDRHCEQYAEPNYWVICEECESRDPRYRRSKVVKEPEKYSCGRCGGAISIEYV, from the coding sequence GTGATTGACGGGTCTGCCTATGAGTCGTACGGATGGGAGCAATTTTCCCGAGTCGTTCGCCACGAGCTAATTCATGCCTGGCAGTATCACAACTACAGCAAGGCCGATCACGGGTCGACTTTCAAACAGTGGGTTGAACCGCTGGAGACGGATCGTCATTGCGAGCAGTACGCTGAACCGAACTATTGGGTCATCTGTGAAGAGTGCGAAAGTCGTGATCCCCGATATCGCCGATCGAAGGTTGTGAAAGAGCCTGAGAAATACTCATGTGGGCGGTGTGGTGGTGCGATCTCGATTGAGTATGTGTAG